A section of the Candidatus Omnitrophota bacterium genome encodes:
- a CDS encoding aminotransferase class V-fold PLP-dependent enzyme — protein MILKKVPIVATDFNIPDIFSVFRGFKAKERFEKELAASLGLKYVFTVDSGTSAFYLILKALSSTYPDKKEVVLPAYTAASLVLPIKRLGLKIVLCDISLDTFNLDIEGLNNLISKNTLCVTVVHLFGLVFDLEAFSSIIKRKGIDTIIVEDCAQALGSFINKRSVGSGSDVSLFSFNRGKNMSTASGGAIGANDDRLADLIRKEINILRGPSIFNKFMIIVKLILLSLVVRPLIYNCLYHVLKTFRSTKTPMDFSVSNYTDVQSRVGLSLLKRLHLFSKARHSNGSFLYDLLSNKQDLIIPHILNLSIPAYNRFPVIFRDIQVKKRIRTILSEAGIDSSEMYEQPLHFKFNLGYKKGDFPNAEFIAERLLTLPSHPLVNKAMLNLMRKIFDENLQ, from the coding sequence ATGATTTTAAAAAAAGTTCCTATAGTTGCTACAGACTTTAATATCCCTGATATCTTTTCAGTCTTTAGGGGTTTTAAGGCCAAGGAAAGATTCGAGAAAGAATTAGCCGCCTCTCTAGGTTTAAAATATGTTTTTACTGTTGATTCTGGCACTAGCGCTTTTTATCTTATATTAAAGGCGCTATCTTCAACTTATCCGGATAAAAAAGAAGTTGTTTTGCCTGCCTATACTGCTGCCTCATTGGTTTTACCTATAAAAAGATTGGGCTTAAAAATAGTTCTCTGTGATATTTCCTTGGATACTTTTAACCTAGATATAGAAGGTCTTAATAATTTGATCTCAAAAAATACTCTCTGTGTAACTGTAGTGCATCTATTTGGCTTGGTCTTTGATTTAGAGGCTTTTAGTAGTATTATCAAACGAAAAGGGATAGATACTATTATCGTTGAAGATTGCGCTCAAGCTTTAGGCTCTTTCATAAACAAACGATCTGTTGGTTCTGGAAGCGATGTGAGCCTTTTTAGTTTTAATCGAGGTAAAAATATGTCTACTGCTTCGGGTGGTGCAATAGGCGCAAATGATGATAGGTTGGCCGATTTGATTAGAAAAGAGATAAACATCTTAAGGGGCCCGTCAATTTTTAATAAGTTTATGATTATTGTAAAACTTATTTTGCTTTCTTTGGTTGTAAGGCCACTTATATATAATTGTCTTTATCACGTATTAAAGACCTTTAGAAGCACAAAGACACCTATGGATTTTTCTGTCTCAAATTATACAGATGTACAATCTAGGGTCGGATTATCTTTATTAAAGAGATTGCATCTTTTTAGTAAAGCAAGACATTCAAACGGCTCGTTTCTTTATGATTTATTAAGTAATAAGCAGGATCTTATTATTCCTCATATTCTTAATCTCAGCATACCAGCCTATAATCGTTTTCCTGTTATATTCAGAGATATCCAGGTAAAAAAGAGGATTAGGACAATTCTTTCTGAAGCAGGCATAGATAGTTCAGAGATGTATGAGCAGCCTTTGCATTTTAAATTCAATCTCGGATATAAAAAAGGAGATTTCCCTAATGCAGAATTTATTGCTGAAAGGCTTCTTACGTTGCCGAGCCATCCTTTAGTAAATAAGGCTATGTTGAATTTAATGCGGAAAATTTTTGATGAAAATTTGCAATGA
- a CDS encoding radical SAM protein produces MSLIKSLKRKIYKAAREPAYALAVLIKRFASLFSYYVFQGRSSWPETVSLFLTYRCNLACSMCGYWGKCGSLKDKKEDCLREDLNLQDLEKIIDDIAGLAPNITLFGGEPFLYPDWPVLVKYIKNKGLRCNVVTNGTLLAAREQEVIDSGLDEIIFSLEGTQEIHDKITNTLGSFDKAFNALSKIAKLKKMNNLRLPKINVATTISEDNFSNLYEIFKTAEKLSPDTITFHHLSFVDRESVAKTNRILKDNFGILSRDWEGFIRNELPKIDTAVLIEEIKKIESYPKACGVFFYPDFRQKEIIEYYKDFNFKSKQFANRCLSPWMTVYIFPDGKVGPCEELNIYFGNIKKESFKDIWNNQQFCKFRKILKRERIFPVCTRCTELYRF; encoded by the coding sequence ATGAGTCTGATTAAAAGCTTAAAAAGAAAGATTTATAAGGCTGCCAGAGAGCCGGCTTACGCCTTGGCTGTTTTAATAAAGAGATTCGCCTCCTTATTTAGTTATTATGTTTTTCAAGGTAGAAGCAGTTGGCCCGAGACGGTTTCTTTGTTTTTGACTTACCGTTGCAATTTGGCTTGTTCGATGTGCGGCTATTGGGGAAAGTGCGGCTCTTTGAAAGATAAAAAGGAGGATTGCCTTAGAGAAGATTTGAATCTTCAAGATTTAGAAAAGATTATCGATGATATAGCAGGCCTTGCGCCGAATATTACTCTTTTTGGCGGAGAACCGTTTCTCTATCCAGACTGGCCGGTGCTTGTAAAATATATAAAAAATAAAGGATTGCGTTGTAATGTCGTTACTAATGGTACGCTCCTTGCCGCAAGAGAGCAGGAGGTAATCGATTCTGGTCTTGATGAAATTATTTTTTCCTTAGAGGGCACACAGGAAATTCATGATAAGATTACCAATACCTTAGGTTCATTTGATAAGGCCTTTAATGCACTTAGTAAGATTGCAAAGTTAAAGAAAATGAATAATCTGAGGTTACCCAAGATTAATGTTGCCACTACAATTTCGGAAGATAATTTCTCTAATCTTTATGAAATATTTAAGACAGCAGAAAAACTCTCACCCGATACTATAACCTTTCATCATCTCTCTTTTGTGGATAGAGAAAGCGTTGCCAAAACCAATCGGATACTTAAAGATAATTTTGGCATACTAAGCCGAGATTGGGAAGGTTTCATCAGGAATGAACTGCCAAAGATTGATACCGCTGTCTTAATTGAAGAGATTAAAAAGATAGAGAGTTACCCGAAGGCTTGCGGTGTGTTTTTCTACCCTGATTTTAGACAAAAAGAAATAATAGAATACTACAAAGATTTTAATTTTAAATCAAAACAATTTGCCAATCGTTGCTTAAGTCCCTGGATGACTGTTTACATATTCCCTGATGGAAAGGTGGGCCCTTGCGAGGAGTTGAATATTTATTTTGGCAATATAAAGAAAGAAAGTTTTAAGGACATTTGGAATAATCAGCAGTTTTGCAAATTCAGAAAGATTTTAAAGAGAGAGAGAATTTTTCCAGTTTGTACTCGCTGTACTGAGTTGTATCGATTCTGA
- the pelF gene encoding GT4 family glycosyltransferase PelF: protein MKKIKIIHIITRLDRGGSSRIVLDITKSLNKDDFSQKIISGLTKDPEQDLNEFSKQSGVQIIFLDCLRRDINIFLDFFSLFKLYRLIKREKPDIIHTHTSKAGFLGRLAARMAKVEVIIYMPHGNIFYGYAGALLSRLFEILERFCANFTDIIVTLTDIGKKEFLSRGIGGQEKFVTIHNGIDFKEYEQINLRRVEQLKQEFKIAKDCAVVTTVSRLESVKGIEFFIKALKQLDKTGANFKALIVGEGSLKTKLVKFARVLDLEDKIIFLGFREDIKEIIALSDCVVNPALNEGFGLVILEAFALAKPVIATRVGGVREIVEDNNTGILVQPANPDELTEAIVEVLQNKEKTKALTSQAKTKLEKEFTKEKMLASFRDLYLNLAKGKK, encoded by the coding sequence ATGAAGAAAATAAAAATTATCCACATCATTACCCGCTTGGACAGGGGCGGTTCTTCAAGGATAGTACTGGATATTACAAAGTCCTTAAATAAGGATGATTTTAGTCAAAAGATTATCAGTGGGTTGACTAAAGATCCGGAGCAGGATTTGAATGAATTTAGTAAACAGAGCGGGGTTCAAATTATATTCCTAGATTGCCTACGCAGAGATATTAATATCTTTTTAGATTTTTTTAGCTTGTTTAAATTGTATCGGTTGATTAAGAGAGAAAAGCCAGACATTATTCATACCCATACTTCCAAGGCAGGTTTTTTGGGTCGCTTAGCAGCAAGGATGGCTAAGGTAGAGGTTATTATTTATATGCCACACGGCAATATTTTTTATGGCTACGCCGGAGCGTTATTATCTAGATTATTCGAAATACTTGAGCGATTTTGTGCTAATTTTACCGATATAATCGTTACGCTTACTGATATTGGAAAGAAAGAGTTTCTTTCTAGGGGCATTGGGGGGCAAGAAAAGTTTGTCACGATTCATAATGGAATAGATTTTAAAGAATATGAACAAATTAATCTTAGAAGAGTAGAACAGTTAAAACAGGAGTTTAAGATAGCGAAAGATTGTGCTGTAGTCACTACTGTATCCAGGCTTGAGTCAGTTAAGGGGATAGAATTTTTTATTAAGGCTTTAAAACAGTTGGATAAAACCGGTGCTAATTTTAAGGCATTAATAGTGGGGGAAGGTTCCCTAAAGACTAAATTAGTAAAGTTTGCTAGGGTATTAGATTTGGAAGACAAAATTATTTTTTTAGGTTTCAGAGAAGATATAAAAGAGATTATTGCTTTATCTGATTGCGTAGTGAATCCAGCCTTAAATGAGGGCTTTGGCTTGGTTATTTTAGAGGCGTTTGCCTTAGCTAAGCCAGTCATCGCTACCCGGGTAGGAGGGGTGAGGGAGATTGTGGAAGATAATAATACAGGTATCCTTGTTCAGCCAGCAAATCCCGATGAGCTGACAGAGGCAATTGTCGAGGTTTTACAAAATAAAGAGAAGACAAAAGCATTAACATCTCAGGCGAAAACTAAATTAGAAAAAGAGTTTACAAAAGAAAAAATGTTAGCAAGCTTTAGAGACCTATACTTAAATCTTGCAAAGGGTAAAAAATAG
- a CDS encoding WbqC family protein: MIISVHQPQYLPWLGFFDKIDRSDCFVFLDNVQYKKREFQNRNKIRTKDSWIWLTVPVITKGLYTQKINEVEIDNDLDWSNDHLKSIKFNYSRAQFFKVYFEFFQKLYSKKWQRLADLNVFIIKEMLLSLGIRKDIYFESELGIISEKSCRIIDICKRLNADTYFSGEGGRDYLDEKQFEKNSIKLVYQDFAHPEYGQCYGSFVSNMSIIDLLFNQGKNSLEILRGKLV; encoded by the coding sequence ATGATTATTTCAGTGCATCAACCACAATATTTACCCTGGTTAGGGTTTTTTGATAAGATTGACAGAAGCGATTGCTTTGTATTTTTAGATAATGTCCAATATAAAAAACGCGAATTCCAAAACAGAAACAAAATCCGTACCAAAGATAGCTGGATATGGTTGACCGTACCCGTAATTACCAAAGGTTTATATACTCAAAAGATTAACGAGGTAGAAATTGACAATGACCTTGATTGGTCTAATGATCATCTAAAAAGCATTAAATTTAACTATAGCCGTGCCCAGTTTTTTAAAGTTTATTTTGAATTTTTCCAAAAGCTCTATTCAAAGAAATGGCAAAGATTAGCTGATTTGAATGTGTTCATAATAAAGGAGATGCTTCTTTCTCTGGGAATCAGAAAAGATATTTATTTTGAGTCAGAGTTAGGTATAATCTCTGAAAAGTCTTGCCGGATAATAGATATCTGCAAAAGATTGAATGCTGATACATATTTTTCTGGTGAGGGCGGCAGGGATTACCTTGATGAAAAACAATTTGAAAAGAATTCTATCAAATTAGTTTATCAGGATTTTGCGCATCCAGAATATGGGCAGTGCTATGGTTCATTCGTCAGCAATATGTCAATAATTGACCTTTTATTTAATCAGGGAAAAAATTCCTTGGAGATTTTAAGAGGCAAATTAGTTTAA
- a CDS encoding class I SAM-dependent methyltransferase: protein MCDTAGIIFGVKNFSKEEIEGKRIIEVGSFDENGSLRPFIESLNPREYIGIDIKEGPGVDMICSVEEMVEKFGRESFDIIISTELLEHVRDYKRGIANIKNICKLGGTVFITTRSYGFLYHGFPSDYWRFEASDLEYIFSDCLIEKIEKDKYSPGVFIKVRKPKDFKENDLASLELYSIILDKRTKEIKPKDINIFQKRKNRNQRVKKIINDIGKLFYRIVERF, encoded by the coding sequence ATGTGTGATACTGCTGGTATTATTTTTGGAGTTAAAAATTTCTCTAAAGAAGAAATTGAAGGAAAGAGGATAATTGAGGTTGGTTCTTTTGATGAGAATGGAAGTTTGCGCCCTTTCATTGAGTCGCTTAATCCTCGTGAATATATAGGAATAGACATTAAGGAAGGTCCGGGTGTAGACATGATTTGTAGCGTAGAGGAGATGGTAGAAAAATTTGGACGCGAGAGCTTTGACATTATTATTTCTACAGAGCTTTTAGAGCACGTAAGAGACTACAAGAGAGGTATTGCAAACATTAAAAATATCTGTAAACTAGGTGGCACAGTATTCATAACTACCCGTTCCTATGGTTTCCTTTATCATGGTTTCCCTAGTGATTACTGGAGATTTGAAGCCTCTGACCTGGAGTACATATTTTCAGATTGTCTTATTGAAAAAATTGAAAAGGATAAATACTCCCCGGGAGTTTTTATTAAGGTTAGAAAACCAAAAGACTTTAAGGAGAACGATTTAGCTAGTTTAGAACTATATTCCATTATTTTAGATAAAAGGACAAAAGAAATAAAACCTAAAGATATAAATATTTTTCAGAAGAGGAAAAATAGAAATCAGCGTGTTAAAAAAATAATAAATGATATAGGAAAATTATTTTATAGGATAGTAGAGAGATTTTAG
- a CDS encoding polysaccharide deacetylase family protein: protein MKSRLLIYFKRSALLFIAFSTVVAILFFIFIAPHRTLPILMYHSISAVEEKNNLSLPKNIFDKQMQYLSKNNYKIISLSEAANLIKQGSSIPNNLLVLNFDDGYRDFYGRAYTILKKYQFKATVFVIIDSLGEKNNLSWEQAQDLAKDDLIDIGAHSLSHRILPLLSREEARKEIFLSKLILETRLNKTIESFCYPYGVLDDSIKELVKEAGFDPL from the coding sequence ATGAAATCAAGATTATTAATTTACTTCAAGAGATCAGCTTTATTATTTATCGCTTTCAGTACAGTTGTTGCAATTTTATTCTTTATCTTTATCGCACCGCATAGAACCTTACCAATTTTAATGTACCATTCTATTTCAGCCGTTGAAGAGAAAAATAATCTGAGCCTGCCAAAGAATATTTTTGATAAGCAGATGCAATATTTGTCGAAAAATAATTATAAAATAATTTCTTTAAGCGAAGCTGCTAATTTGATTAAACAAGGCTCGAGTATTCCAAATAATTTGTTGGTGTTAAACTTTGATGATGGCTATAGAGATTTCTATGGTCGGGCCTATACCATACTTAAAAAATATCAATTTAAGGCAACGGTTTTTGTAATTATTGATTCTCTCGGAGAAAAAAATAATCTAAGCTGGGAACAGGCGCAGGATTTAGCAAAAGACGATTTAATAGATATTGGCGCCCATTCCTTAAGCCACAGAATTTTGCCTTTATTATCCCGCGAAGAAGCCAGGAAAGAAATTTTTCTTTCAAAATTGATTTTAGAGACAAGATTAAACAAAACTATAGAATCTTTTTGTTATCCTTATGGTGTGCTAGATGATTCCATAAAAGAGTTGGTTAAGGAGGCTGGTTTTGACCCGCTGTAG
- a CDS encoding SGNH/GDSL hydrolase family protein — MLRIRERVKAKETQVYGQINFFSSHPFLNYVLNPKIAKHNSLGFRGQEIDISKEENIYRIFCLGASSVYGSRVSPEESYPYFLNQLLKNTVKKKVPDVINAGVPGYTSANIFLLFQFRILPLSPDMIIIYSGFNDIFPRIMGKGAFDYSDFNIVWRPIPALKRALFKSILAQKIIGRVGERLGIAFLTWPPHIHEIVQKWPYQYVTGDYKRNLANTSAQIFQRNILSLIQLARANDVDVVLVAQVLGPVKESKSIYAELAKGIMEHNNVIRNLTRQTGVYLIDLESIFPRRSEMFIDEIHMSPKGNKIRAEIISETIAKIIQEDN; from the coding sequence ATGTTACGCATACGCGAAAGAGTTAAAGCAAAAGAGACCCAGGTTTATGGACAAATTAATTTTTTTTCGTCCCATCCTTTTCTTAATTATGTGCTGAATCCAAAGATAGCGAAGCATAATTCATTAGGTTTTAGGGGTCAAGAGATAGATATTTCTAAAGAGGAAAATATTTATAGAATATTTTGCCTAGGTGCATCTAGTGTCTATGGTTCAAGGGTTTCCCCGGAAGAGTCCTATCCTTATTTTCTTAATCAGCTTCTAAAGAATACCGTTAAAAAGAAAGTACCCGATGTGATTAACGCCGGCGTGCCGGGATACACATCAGCTAATATTTTTTTATTATTTCAATTTCGCATTCTTCCTCTATCACCTGATATGATAATAATTTATTCTGGATTTAACGACATATTTCCCAGGATTATGGGTAAGGGTGCCTTTGATTATTCAGATTTTAATATTGTTTGGAGGCCGATACCAGCTTTAAAAAGGGCTCTATTTAAAAGTATATTAGCTCAAAAGATTATTGGCCGAGTGGGAGAAAGATTAGGGATTGCTTTTTTAACCTGGCCGCCGCATATTCATGAAATTGTTCAGAAATGGCCATATCAATATGTTACTGGTGATTATAAAAGGAATTTAGCGAATACGTCTGCGCAGATTTTCCAACGAAATATTTTGTCCTTGATTCAGCTTGCCAGGGCTAATGATGTCGATGTTGTTTTAGTGGCTCAAGTTTTAGGTCCTGTAAAAGAGAGCAAATCAATATATGCTGAATTGGCTAAAGGAATTATGGAACATAACAATGTTATTCGTAATTTAACCCGCCAGACTGGTGTTTATTTAATAGATTTAGAAAGCATATTTCCAAGGCGTTCGGAGATGTTTATCGATGAAATCCATATGAGTCCAAAGGGAAATAAAATACGCGCTGAAATTATTTCAGAAACTATAGCAAAAATTATACAAGAGGATAATTAG
- a CDS encoding PIG-L family deacetylase, with amino-acid sequence MNILAIGAHPDDIEFGCGGTLLKYTKAKNNVYLLILTKGEIGASGARRCQEQKESAKFLKAKRVFWGNYKDTKICLTKELIGKIEAILNKVKPEIVLFNAPSDIHQDHRVVAEAAISATRYIKKVLFYEVPTTIGFEPDIFVDIGDIIFEKLQLLKLHRSQVHKTRVPGLSIMDSATSCANFRGFQGRVKYAEGFKALRFMLES; translated from the coding sequence ATGAACATATTGGCAATCGGTGCGCATCCGGATGATATTGAATTTGGCTGCGGTGGGACATTATTGAAATATACTAAGGCCAAAAATAATGTTTATCTTTTAATTTTAACTAAAGGAGAAATCGGAGCCTCTGGCGCTAGGCGATGTCAAGAGCAGAAAGAATCCGCTAAATTCTTAAAAGCAAAACGCGTTTTTTGGGGGAATTATAAGGACACTAAAATATGTTTAACCAAAGAGTTGATTGGAAAGATCGAGGCAATATTGAATAAGGTTAAGCCAGAGATTGTCTTATTTAATGCTCCTTCTGATATCCATCAAGATCACAGGGTGGTTGCAGAGGCCGCTATTTCAGCTACAAGATATATAAAGAAGGTCTTATTTTATGAGGTCCCGACTACTATTGGCTTTGAGCCGGATATATTTGTTGATATTGGTGATATTATCTTTGAAAAACTCCAACTCCTAAAGTTGCATCGTTCTCAAGTGCATAAGACAAGAGTCCCAGGCTTAAGTATAATGGATAGTGCGACCTCTTGTGCAAATTTCAGGGGTTTTCAGGGGCGAGTGAAGTATGCTGAGGGATTCAAGGCCTTAAGGTTTATGTTAGAGTCATGA
- a CDS encoding undecaprenyl/decaprenyl-phosphate alpha-N-acetylglucosaminyl 1-phosphate transferase, with protein MSTFIFTQIAIRIGFKFNVLDRPEKRKIHVQPVPLLGGLALAIPYLLILFVIRNEFDIVILSVLFGGLIILIVGFLDDLNKLSARLRLGIQILVVLMLITNSATLTIFPNTAWGIILRCLITILWIVGITNAMNFLDGMDALCAGLVCISSLCFAVIAFFTNQNQILFLSIILFGCCLGFLPHNLKPAKVFLGDSGSTFLGFMLASIAVVGVWAQDRIVGISIPILILGVPIFDMVFTTVMRVKEGKVKNVKQWLEYAGKDHFHHRLVDLGLQPQGAVIFIYLVSICLGISAMVLLRATWKIAIILLIQAAAIFLMIAVLMIIGKRRRSGWNIDKLKAKD; from the coding sequence GTGAGCACATTTATTTTCACGCAGATTGCGATAAGGATCGGTTTTAAATTCAATGTCCTTGACCGCCCCGAGAAGAGGAAGATACACGTTCAGCCGGTTCCTCTATTGGGAGGTCTTGCCCTTGCTATTCCATATCTGTTAATCCTTTTTGTAATTAGAAATGAATTTGATATTGTAATTCTCAGTGTATTGTTTGGAGGCCTTATTATACTTATTGTAGGTTTTTTGGATGATCTTAATAAGCTTTCAGCCAGGTTACGCCTAGGTATTCAGATACTTGTAGTTTTAATGCTTATTACAAATTCAGCCACATTGACTATTTTTCCTAATACAGCTTGGGGTATTATCTTAAGATGTCTTATAACCATCCTCTGGATTGTAGGAATAACGAATGCTATGAATTTCCTCGATGGAATGGATGCGCTCTGCGCAGGTCTAGTCTGTATTAGTAGCCTTTGTTTTGCTGTAATTGCTTTTTTCACAAATCAGAATCAGATTTTATTTTTGAGTATTATTCTTTTCGGCTGCTGTTTGGGTTTTCTGCCGCATAACCTTAAGCCAGCAAAGGTTTTCTTAGGTGATTCTGGCAGCACATTTTTGGGATTTATGCTGGCAAGTATTGCTGTTGTTGGCGTGTGGGCACAAGACCGTATTGTAGGGATAAGCATCCCAATTTTAATTCTCGGGGTTCCTATTTTTGATATGGTTTTTACTACGGTTATGCGTGTTAAAGAGGGGAAAGTGAAGAATGTTAAACAGTGGTTAGAATATGCTGGTAAAGATCATTTTCATCATAGGCTAGTAGATTTAGGTCTGCAGCCTCAAGGAGCGGTTATTTTCATTTATCTAGTCAGCATATGTTTAGGTATTAGTGCTATGGTACTACTTAGAGCTACTTGGAAGATTGCTATTATTTTATTGATTCAGGCAGCCGCGATTTTTCTAATGATAGCCGTACTTATGATTATTGGCAAACGTCGCCGCAGCGGCTGGAATATAGATAAACTAAAAGCTAAGGATTAA
- a CDS encoding AAA family ATPase codes for MYEKYWKLKEKPFENTPDPKFIYYSDQHREGLSRLLYAVREQKGAGVLTGVFGCGKTLLGRTLLKELSREVYKTAFIANPKLEYVELLMTIASRLGAKELPKKRTEVLTNVVLDALSEILENNARDGKKTVLIIDEAHVIEDKNVWEELRLLLNFQTERNFLINVLFLGQPELKDAIERNRQLSQRIAIHCHLCQLSEEDTTKYIKHRFKVAGGDEGVFADSAIHLIYEYSGGIPRRINHLCDLALLTAFSHKVRNIEGEMVKEAFSDLEVE; via the coding sequence ATGTATGAGAAATATTGGAAGTTAAAAGAAAAACCTTTTGAGAATACGCCCGATCCTAAATTTATCTATTATTCGGATCAGCATAGAGAAGGCCTCTCGCGTCTGCTATACGCTGTGAGAGAACAAAAGGGCGCAGGAGTTCTTACAGGTGTATTTGGTTGCGGCAAAACACTTTTAGGCAGGACCTTATTAAAGGAGCTAAGTAGAGAAGTTTACAAGACGGCATTCATTGCAAATCCTAAGCTTGAATACGTAGAATTATTAATGACTATTGCTAGTCGCCTCGGCGCAAAGGAGCTGCCGAAAAAGCGTACAGAGGTATTGACGAATGTTGTTTTGGATGCCTTAAGCGAAATCCTAGAAAATAATGCCAGGGACGGCAAGAAGACAGTGCTTATTATTGATGAGGCGCATGTAATCGAAGATAAAAATGTCTGGGAGGAATTGCGCCTTCTACTTAATTTCCAGACTGAAAGAAATTTCCTTATAAATGTGCTCTTTCTCGGTCAGCCGGAATTAAAAGATGCTATTGAGCGTAACAGGCAATTGTCACAGCGCATTGCTATACACTGTCACCTTTGCCAGCTAAGCGAGGAGGATACAACTAAATATATTAAGCATCGTTTTAAAGTTGCTGGAGGCGATGAGGGGGTTTTTGCTGATTCGGCAATTCATTTAATTTATGAATATTCGGGAGGTATTCCGCGCAGAATTAATCACCTTTGCGACTTGGCCCTATTGACGGCATTTAGTCATAAGGTTAGAAATATTGAGGGCGAGATGGTTAAGGAGGCCTTTTCAGATTTGGAGGTCGAATAG